In one Grus americana isolate bGruAme1 chromosome 1, bGruAme1.mat, whole genome shotgun sequence genomic region, the following are encoded:
- the BACH1 gene encoding transcription regulator protein BACH1: MSLSEKNSVVFAYESSVHSNNVLLSLDDQRKQDILCDVTILVEDQRFRAHKAVLAACSSYFLSRIVGQVDADLIITLPEEVTLKGFSPLLQFAYTAKLILNKDNVSEVCKCAEFLGVHNIEESCFQFLKFKFLDFKSDQQECPRKKCCTQRCQKTNPKIGNVDDGDLEIDDEAEELLEKECIQTPDTKLCRDEENAKSLPALQDNAGQTCDPVHLERSSVSSLSSQCPKYRKFQKAFGNDKVHTSESNSSIKDIQVPPITTLLEKEISDNDGIQKAQECVPMQLVSKCEETQVKMEEGEEGIEKKEESKREELKRESVTQNVSCPVEKMDLSAFPQNSATPHGLNSMSFLHTCEQYGNLNFSSMQTNTVLTEKTVSGTGVGNDKAESQDDTPSKVDLCTREATNITSAGDRSSVEREVAEHLAKGFWSDIYSTEACQIHLPPAVPKECFEPVYSGKKSECPWLGIRISESPEPSSQRTFTTLNSVNCPFISNLSAEGCSNSSEISGGDYLQGQQQEQCPYNYVISLGEDSETDTEGDSESCSAREQECEVKLPFNAQRIISLSRNDFQSFLKMHKLTPEQLDCIHDIRRRSKNRIAAQRCRKRKLDCIQNLESEIEKLQNEKENLLKERNHILSTLGETKQNLTGLCQQVCKEAALSHEQIQILAKYSSSDCPLSFLFPERERTTPSDSELVIPTCIELADGLSGVTSTNEQSSCYQCVKSVCDATYDQVQELHPVSVRTLEKTSLVEQCGQSGGITDFCQQMTDKCTTDE; the protein is encoded by the exons ATGTCTCTAAGTGAGAAGAATAGTGTGGTTTTTGCATATGAATCTTCAGTACACAGTAACAATGTACTACTTAGTCTTGATGATCAGAGAAAGCAAGATATTCTTTGTGATGTTACTATTTTAGTGGAAGATCAGCGATTTCGGGCTCACAAAGCTGTGCTTGCAGCTTGCAGCAGTTACTTCCTTTCAAGAATTGTGGGCCAGGTGGATGCTGATCTTATCATCACTTTACCGGAAGAG gtaaCACTTAAAGGATTTAGTCCTTTGCTTCAGTTTGCATACACAGctaaacttattttaaataaagacaatGTGTCTGAAGTTTGCAAGTGTGCTGAATTTTTGGGTGTACACAACATTGAAGAGTCTTGCTTTCAGTTTCTCAAATTCAAATTTTTGGACTTTAAATCGGATCAGCAGGAATGTCCTAGGAAGAAATGTTGTACGCAACGTTGTcagaaaacaaaccctaaaATTGGCAATGTGGATGATGGAGACCTAGAAATAGATGATGAAGCAGAAGAACTTTTAGAAAAGGAGTGTATTCAGACTCCTGACACAAAGCTCTGTAGAGATGAGGAAAATGCTAAATCGTTGCCTGCTCTCCAAGATAATGCCGGTCAAACATGTGATCCTGTACATTTAGAAAGGAGTAGTGTTTCCAGCTTATCTTCCCAGTGCCCAAAGTATAGGAAATTCCAGAAAGCTTTTGGAAATGACAAAGTTCATACTTCAGAGTCCAATTCCAGTATTAAAGACATTCAGGTGCCACCAATTACAACTCTTCTGGAGAAGGAAATATCTGATAATGATGGCATACAGAAAGCTCAGGAGTGTGTACCTATGCAGCTGGTCTCAAAATGTGAAGAGACTCAGGTAAAAAtggaagaaggggaggaaggcattgagaaaaaggaagagtcGAAGAGAGAAGAGTTGAAGAGAGAATCTGTGACTCAGAATGTGTCATGTCCTGTGGAGAAAATGGATCTTTCTGCTTTCCCCCAAAACTCTGCTACACCTCATGGACTCAATTCTATGTCTTTTTTACATACTTGCGAGCAATATGGTAACTTGAATTTCAGTAGTATGCAAACCAACACAGTCTTAACTGAAAAAACTGTATCAGGTACTGGAGTTGGGAATGACAAAGCTGAAAGTCAAGATGACACACCTTCAAAGGTCGATTTGTGCACGAGGGAAGCCACTAACATTACGTCAGCTGGTGATCGAAGCAGTGTGGAGAGAGAGGTAGCAGAACATCTAGCAAAAGGGTTCTGGAGTGATATTTACAGCACAGAAGCTTGTCAAATACATTTACCGCCTGCAGTTCCAAAAGAGTGCTTTGAGCCAGTATATTCGGGGAAAAAATCCGAGTGTCCGTGGCTAGGTATCAGGATCAGTGAAAGCCCCGAACCTAGCTCTCAACGAACTTTTACAACATTGAATTCTGTGAACTGCCCCTTTATAAGCAACCTTAGTGCTGAAGGGTGCTCTAACAGCTCTGAAATAAGTGGTGGAGATTATCTTCAGGGACAGCAACAAGAACAGTGTCCCTATAATTATGTGATAAGTTTGGGAGAGGATTCGGAAACTGACACTGAGGGAGACAGTGAATCCTGTTCAGCAAGAGAACAAGAATGTGAG GTAAAACTGCCATTTAATGCACAAAGGATTATCTCACTTTCCAGAAATGACTTccagtcatttctgaaaatgcataAATTAACTCCCGAACAATTGGACTGCATTCACGATATCCGAAGACGAAGTAAAAATAGAATTGCAGCACAACGATGTCGTAAGAGAAAACTCGACTGCATACAAAATCTTGAATCTGAAATTGAAAAACTG caaaatgagaaggaaaacttgctgaaggaaagaaaccaCATTTTGTCAACTCTGGGTGAGACAAAGCAGAATCTGACTGGACTTTGCCAGCAGGTGTGTAAGGAAGCAGCCTTGAGTCATGAGCAAATACAAATACTTGCAAAATATTCTTCGTCAGATTGtccactttcatttttattcccgGAGAGAGAACGAACAACTCCATCTGATAGTGAGCTTGTGATACCAACGTGCATAGAATTAGCAGATGGTCTTTCAGGTGTTACATCTACAAATGAGCAGAGTTCTTGTTATCAGTGTGTGAAAAGTGTGTGTGACGCAACATACGATCAAGTGCAAGAACTGCATccagtttctgtaagaacattGGAGAAAACTTCGCTTGTGGAACAGTGCGGACAGAGCGGTGGCATCACAGACTTCTGTCAGCAAATGACTGACAAATGCACTACAGATGAGTGA